In Heptranchias perlo isolate sHepPer1 chromosome 21, sHepPer1.hap1, whole genome shotgun sequence, the following proteins share a genomic window:
- the cdk1 gene encoding cyclin-dependent kinase 1 produces the protein MDDYVKIEKIGEGTYGVVYKGRHKTTQQIVAMKKIRLESEEEGVPSTAIREISLLKELQHPNVVCLQDVLMQDARLYLIFEFLSMDLKKYLDSLPTRQMMDQMLVKSYLYQITQGIAFCHSRRVLHRDLKPQNLLIDSKGVIKLADFGLARAFGVPVRVYTHEVVTLWYRAPEVLLGSARYSTPVDIWSIGTIFAEMATKRPLFHGDSEIDQLFRIFRTLGTPNNDVWPEVETLPDYKNTFPKWKAGSLSQVKNVDANGLDLLAKTLVYDPARRISAKEALHHPYFDDLDKSSLPANVQRN, from the exons GTACCTATGGGGTTGTTTACAAAGGACGTCATAAAACTACTCAGCAGATTGTAGCCATGAAGAAAATCCGATTGGAGAGTGAAGAGGAAGGTGTCCCCAGCACTGCGATCAGGGAGATTTCCCTTTTAAAGGAACTACAACATCCTAATGTAGTATG tCTTCAAGATGTACTAATGCAAGATGCAAGGCTGTACCTTATATTTGAATTCCTTTCAATGGATCTGAAAAAATATTTGGATTCTTTACCTACTCGTCAGATGATGGACCAAATGCTAGTTAAG AGTTACCTGTACCAGATTACACAGGGGATTGCTTTCTGTCACTCAAGAAGAGTTCTGCACAGAGACTTAAAACCTCAGAACTTGCTGATCGATAGTAAAGGCGTTATTAAATTGGCCGACTTCGGACTTGCTCGTGCCTTTGGCGTCCCCGTCAGAGTTTATACTCATGAA GTTGTGACACTGTGGTACAGAGCTCCTGAGGTACTCCTGGGTTCTGCTCGGTACTCTACTCCTGTGGATATCTGGAGTATTGGCACAATATTTGCTGAAATGGCTACCAAGAGACCTCTATTCCACGGGGACTCTGAGATTGATCAACTCTTCAGGATTTTCAG GACCCTAGGCACACCAAACAATGATGTTTGGCCAGAGGTTGAGACTTTGCCAGATTACAAGAATACCTTCCCCAAGTGGAAAGCAGGTAGCTTGTCACAAGTGAAGAACGTAGATGCCAATGGCCTTGACCTGCTAGCA AAAACATTGGTTTATGATCCTGCCAGAAGAATCTCAGCAAAGGAAGCTTTGCATCACCCGTATTTTGATGACTTGGATAAGTCCAGTCTCCCGGCCAATGTGCAAAGGAATTAA